One stretch of Rhodospirillaceae bacterium DNA includes these proteins:
- a CDS encoding S8 family serine peptidase, with amino-acid sequence MQVFSKVSQRLRHSLKGPFLFSFSNIAIASILCAALSVGMSQLAHAQAGGPGGGGGFQLKHADQHDPEYFERTTDSQSAAEAETLGLPLFLVNASRIRIEFRPGVQPANARALAQQYGFVPLDSFQAPDTDALIMLAATTSVAHNLAAYQAISALAKDRDVQSAQLDTTFLPQDSGVEAQSYSYMNTQYVFRLIGLGLAQNMSTGTDAEIALIDTWVDQKHPAFTAASLSRIDDAGPKSGIGEEGTAGDAEAAAALYEDHGTRMAGVLAANGPIRGVAPDARVLLYDVFAPGQGGSGTASGFYIAKSLSDAILRNVDVVNISLCGPYDGLVSRVITAAVQKQVAIVAAAGNGGPLSRACYPAANDGVIAVTATDQDDRLYAQANRGNYIMLAAPGVDILTAASRGKLGLATGTSFAAAHVTGMVALLRSRHPDLTVESIVKILTYSAKDMGLEGRDADFGAGRLSALEAMILSDQDLAAYEAFQAP; translated from the coding sequence ATGCAAGTTTTCTCAAAAGTATCGCAGCGGCTTCGGCACAGTTTGAAAGGCCCATTTCTCTTCAGCTTCAGCAATATTGCGATCGCGTCGATCCTCTGTGCTGCTCTGTCGGTAGGGATGAGCCAATTGGCACATGCCCAAGCCGGCGGCCCGGGCGGAGGCGGCGGATTCCAGCTTAAGCACGCTGATCAGCACGATCCCGAATATTTTGAAAGAACGACGGACAGCCAATCGGCCGCCGAAGCCGAGACTTTGGGTTTGCCTCTGTTTCTCGTGAATGCCTCGCGCATCCGAATCGAGTTCCGACCTGGGGTGCAACCAGCCAATGCGAGGGCCTTGGCACAGCAATACGGCTTTGTGCCGCTCGACAGCTTCCAGGCGCCAGATACAGACGCACTTATAATGCTGGCTGCGACAACTTCCGTCGCGCACAATCTTGCCGCCTATCAGGCGATCTCGGCCCTGGCGAAGGATCGTGACGTTCAGAGTGCCCAGTTGGATACGACCTTTCTGCCGCAGGATTCAGGCGTCGAGGCTCAGAGCTACTCCTACATGAACACCCAATATGTCTTCCGGCTGATCGGATTGGGCCTAGCCCAGAACATGTCCACCGGAACGGACGCCGAAATTGCCTTGATTGATACGTGGGTCGACCAGAAGCATCCGGCATTCACCGCTGCGTCCCTGTCGCGAATTGACGATGCTGGACCGAAATCTGGCATTGGTGAGGAAGGCACCGCCGGTGACGCAGAGGCGGCGGCAGCGCTTTATGAGGATCATGGCACGCGCATGGCCGGCGTTCTTGCCGCCAACGGGCCGATCCGCGGCGTTGCGCCCGATGCCCGCGTGCTCCTGTACGATGTCTTTGCACCCGGCCAAGGCGGTTCTGGCACGGCATCGGGCTTCTATATCGCCAAATCGCTCAGCGACGCCATCCTTCGCAATGTCGATGTCGTGAACATCAGCCTCTGCGGCCCATATGACGGGCTTGTCAGTCGCGTCATCACCGCCGCGGTGCAGAAACAAGTGGCCATCGTTGCGGCGGCTGGCAATGGTGGTCCTCTGTCACGGGCCTGCTATCCGGCAGCCAATGATGGTGTGATCGCGGTGACTGCGACCGACCAAGACGATCGGCTTTACGCCCAGGCCAATCGTGGCAACTACATCATGTTGGCCGCTCCCGGCGTCGACATCCTCACAGCCGCGTCGCGGGGAAAGCTCGGCCTTGCGACAGGCACTTCATTTGCTGCGGCCCATGTCACTGGCATGGTTGCCCTGCTGCGCTCCAGACATCCCGATCTCACCGTCGAGTCGATCGTCAAAATCCTGACCTATTCGGCGAAGGATATGGGGCTGGAGGGACGCGACGCTGACTTTGGCGCAGGGCGTCTTTCCGCACTGGAAGCCATGATCCTGTCCGATCAGGACCTCGCAGCATACGAGGCCTTCCAGGCGCCTTGA
- a CDS encoding sigma-70 family RNA polymerase sigma factor has translation MNSREGDGALQEPASMELQLLLRVAERDEAAFSLLYERVRKPIFSFIYRMVTNQALAEDLLADVLFQVWENASQFRGESKAMTWLFTIARNRVISHLRKRSHDQLDEDKMGEVVDPAPSPSAVLGDLERQKIMLGLIERLNVEHREVLLLAYYQGMSLKEMSEVLDCSETTIKSRMFHARTKLRWHMERLGIAKDSLL, from the coding sequence ATGAACAGCCGTGAGGGCGATGGGGCGCTCCAGGAACCAGCCAGCATGGAGTTGCAGCTGCTGTTGCGCGTCGCGGAACGCGACGAAGCGGCCTTTTCGCTCCTCTATGAGCGAGTCCGAAAGCCGATTTTCTCCTTTATTTACCGAATGGTTACCAATCAGGCCCTAGCTGAGGATCTGCTTGCTGACGTCCTCTTCCAGGTCTGGGAGAACGCCAGCCAATTCCGCGGTGAGAGTAAGGCCATGACCTGGCTGTTCACGATCGCCCGGAACCGGGTCATCTCGCATTTGCGAAAGCGGAGCCACGACCAGCTTGACGAAGACAAGATGGGCGAGGTGGTCGATCCTGCCCCCTCTCCCTCCGCCGTCCTCGGCGATTTGGAGCGGCAGAAGATAATGTTGGGACTAATTGAGCGGCTCAACGTCGAACATCGCGAGGTCCTGCTGCTGGCATATTATCAAGGTATGTCACTGAAGGAGATGAGCGAGGTACTTGACTGTTCGGAAACGACTATCAAGTCCCGCATGTTCCACGCTCGAACCAAGCTGCGCTGGCACATGGAGCGCCTTGGTATAGCAAAGGATAGCCTGCTATGA
- a CDS encoding FecR domain-containing protein translates to MNLILRSMALLVIGLVYAAPAAAKVVGKAILTSGDAVITRDDVTRSLLDGDLVENGDLVRSSDNGRLKIVLEDGSVLSLGPNSLLRVSEVHIVNDPPARYVGLDMIVGFLRIFASKSGNRSRFDVTTRHAVTAIRGTEFGLSVDASATKVLVFEGNVLVCRKFFLQNATLVLSAGDQATATKNTLSTKERWTEDTASQFPPLGEIALQVPIRPAEEPEGVGAIANYKFATCRRNDGQFDDLQLRSRDTSGRGSRETSGGGAGEKAPDPIPQ, encoded by the coding sequence ATGAATTTGATCCTAAGATCGATGGCGCTTCTGGTGATTGGGCTTGTCTACGCCGCACCTGCAGCCGCGAAGGTGGTTGGCAAGGCAATCCTCACGAGCGGCGATGCAGTCATTACACGAGACGACGTCACCAGGTCATTGCTAGACGGCGACTTGGTTGAAAATGGCGATCTGGTGCGCTCCAGTGACAATGGTAGATTGAAGATTGTTCTCGAGGATGGTTCGGTACTGTCCCTTGGCCCAAATTCACTTCTCCGCGTCAGCGAAGTCCACATAGTGAATGACCCCCCGGCGCGATATGTCGGGTTGGACATGATTGTAGGGTTTCTGAGGATCTTCGCTTCAAAGAGTGGAAACAGGTCACGGTTTGACGTGACAACCCGTCATGCTGTGACTGCTATCCGAGGGACGGAATTCGGTCTGTCCGTCGATGCGTCGGCAACCAAAGTGCTGGTGTTTGAAGGAAACGTGCTGGTATGCCGCAAGTTCTTTCTTCAAAACGCCACCCTGGTTCTCAGCGCGGGAGACCAGGCTACTGCAACGAAAAATACGCTGAGTACGAAAGAGCGTTGGACAGAGGATACGGCATCGCAATTTCCGCCGTTGGGAGAAATAGCGTTGCAAGTGCCAATCCGTCCTGCCGAGGAACCTGAAGGCGTCGGAGCTATCGCGAATTACAAATTTGCGACTTGTCGCCGCAATGACGGTCAATTCGACGACCTTCAATTGAGATCCCGCGACACGAGTGGCAGAGGCAGCAGAGAAACCAGCGGTGGTGGTGCCGGCGAAAAGGCTCCAGACCCGATACCACAATAG